The following are encoded together in the Bdellovibrio sp. ArHS genome:
- the purB gene encoding adenylosuccinate lyase produces the protein MIERYTRPEMGLLWHADHRFGKMMEVEIAVAEVQAQMGIIPKVAAKSIAQKARFNVKRISEIEKETKHDVIAFVSNLAENVGPHGKYIHYGMTSSDVLDTAFSLQIREAGVVLMSSITALEKSLAALVKKHAETLCAGRTHGMFAEPTTFGFKMAGFLAETERNKKRVKAALDNMMICKLSGAVGTYSSQPAKVEAAVAKKLRLKPETIATQVIPRDRHAEMLNALALLGTGLERLAVELRHLQRSDVGEVTEGFTKGQKGSSAMPHKKNPISAENITGLSRLLRGYAIAGLENVALWHERDISHSSVERVVFPDAFIVADYALNRMSILLDGLDVNKKRMLDNIDSSQGQLFSSHVLLALVGKGMLREEAYALVQRLCHSLGYGEHLKDKLLVDDQVRELLKPKEIDEIFTGKKHKKAIKDIIKRV, from the coding sequence GTGATCGAACGTTATACTCGCCCTGAAATGGGCCTTTTGTGGCATGCGGACCATAGGTTCGGTAAAATGATGGAAGTCGAGATCGCTGTTGCTGAAGTTCAAGCTCAGATGGGCATCATTCCCAAAGTTGCGGCGAAGTCCATTGCGCAAAAGGCGCGCTTCAACGTGAAACGTATCTCTGAAATCGAAAAGGAGACCAAGCACGACGTGATCGCGTTTGTCTCTAATCTGGCCGAGAATGTCGGACCTCACGGCAAGTACATCCACTATGGCATGACGTCTTCAGATGTTTTAGATACGGCTTTCAGTCTGCAGATTCGCGAAGCCGGTGTGGTTTTGATGAGTTCTATCACGGCTTTGGAAAAGTCACTTGCTGCTCTCGTAAAAAAACACGCCGAGACCCTCTGCGCGGGACGTACTCACGGTATGTTTGCCGAGCCGACTACTTTTGGTTTTAAGATGGCGGGATTCTTAGCGGAAACAGAACGAAATAAGAAACGTGTGAAAGCCGCTTTAGATAATATGATGATCTGTAAACTGAGCGGAGCTGTGGGCACTTATTCCAGTCAGCCCGCGAAAGTCGAAGCGGCTGTGGCTAAGAAACTGCGTTTGAAGCCAGAAACCATTGCGACACAGGTTATTCCCCGCGACCGACATGCTGAAATGTTGAATGCGCTGGCGCTTCTGGGGACGGGTCTTGAAAGACTGGCCGTTGAACTTCGCCATTTGCAACGCAGTGATGTGGGCGAGGTGACTGAAGGCTTTACGAAGGGACAGAAAGGTTCCTCGGCCATGCCTCATAAAAAAAATCCTATCAGTGCGGAAAACATCACAGGTCTGTCCCGTTTGCTTCGCGGTTACGCGATTGCGGGTCTAGAGAATGTGGCTCTTTGGCATGAACGCGACATCAGTCACTCATCCGTAGAGCGCGTGGTGTTTCCGGATGCGTTCATTGTTGCGGATTATGCTTTGAACCGTATGAGCATTTTGCTGGATGGTCTGGATGTAAATAAAAAACGCATGCTGGACAATATCGACAGTTCGCAAGGTCAGCTTTTCAGTTCGCATGTTCTTTTGGCTTTAGTCGGAAAAGGCATGTTAAGGGAAGAAGCCTACGCTTTGGTGCAAAGACTGTGTCATTCCCTGGGGTATGGCGAACATCTTAAAGATAAATTGCTTGTCGATGATCAGGTGCGAGAGCTTTTAAAACCCAAAGAGATCGATGAAATCTTTACCGGGAAAAAGCACAAAAAAGCCATTAAAGATATTATCAAAAGAGTTTAA